Proteins encoded together in one Triticum dicoccoides isolate Atlit2015 ecotype Zavitan chromosome 7B, WEW_v2.0, whole genome shotgun sequence window:
- the LOC119341649 gene encoding uncharacterized protein LOC119341649, with translation MATARGTERRRQGGDRTRARLRERIKYRHDRLVQDAWEVSELFAPHLAILAFTAVGKPLLFGNPTLDSVLSSVFLDADVGTETVDEAAARVAAVRREVGWIEAQVAHEQARLRAVAEKVRAAQEEQGRAHWWEVDVDALREAELPEFATALDALRADVLRRLAKLAEARKPPRRQW, from the coding sequence ATGGCGACGGCGAGGGGCACCGAGCGGCGGCGGCAGGGCGGGGATCGCACCCGGGCCAGGCTGCGAGAGAGGATCAAGTACCGCCACGACAGGCTCGTCCAGGACGCCTGGGAGGTCTCCGAGCTCTTCGCGCCCCACCTCGCCATCCTCGCCTTCACCGCAGTTGGCAAACCCCTTCTCTTCGGCAACCCCACCCTCGACTCCGTCCTCAGCAGTGTCTTCCTCGACGCCGACGTCGGGACCGAGACGGTGGACGAGGCCGCGGCGCGCGTGGCGGCGGTGAGGCGTGAGGTGGGGTGGATCGAGGCGCAGGTCGCGCACGAGCAGGCGCGGCTGCGCGCCGTCGCGGAGAAGGTCAGGGCAGCGCAGGAGGAACAGGGGAGGGCGCACTGGTGGGAGGTGGATGTGGACGCGCTCCGGGAGGCAGAGCTGCCCGAGTTCGCCACGGCGCTCGATGCTCTCAGGGCCGACGTTCTCCGCCGCCTCGCCAAGTTGGCCGAAGCCCGGAAGCCACCGCGGCGGCAGTGGTAG